AAAAAAGTCTGTTTTATGCAGAAGGCGCACATTGTGATATGGACATAACGAAAGGGTATGACTTATCAAGACGATTACGTGATATTTGTACGAGTATGGGTTCATGTGAATTCTTTAATAGTTTTCTAGAATGTGGTGTAAAAGAGGCTTTGACGATTGTAGTTCCGGCTGAGATTTCACGCTCAGGAAAAAAAGAAACTTATCTACCGTCGCCAAAACAGGTTGATGAAAAACGAGAGGAACTTAGGCAATATTTTCGTAATAGAGCTATCCAAGAAGTCATTGGATTGGGTTATGTAAGACAGAGTCCATTCAACACAATGCCTGAATTTGCAGTTTACAATTCGTCTTCTTCTTCGTCTTCTTCAAGTTCGACAGAGACCCAAGAATCTATAAAAAAAGGAAAAGAAATTAGAGCCCTTTATCAAGAATTTTATGCGAGAGTAACTTCTGATCATAGAGTGTATTTTATAAATCGAACAGAACATTGGGACACATTGAAAGTACTGTTAGATAATGCAGGGATCAACGTAAAAAATGCTCACAAAGAAGGATTGCGTAAACAATACCTTAGGCTTATTGATAATCATGAAGCTGTTTTTTCAAAAGAGCATATTTTGTTGATTGCATATTTACAATTTTTTTATGGGAATGGTAGAACATCAAGCTCTTCTTTTGATCCATTCGAAGAATTAAAACCACTTGATCATGGTAACCCTTCTCTTCTTTTTACTTATACGGATCCGCAAGGTAATCGTAAACCTATTACAGCCTATTCTATCTTTTGTGATATGCTTGATCGCATGGATGATATTTACAAAATAGCGGATGAAGAACAAAAGTTAAAAATTGATGCACTTCTTGAAAATTTAGAAAATTATTTTAAATTTTTCAATGAAGCATTTGCGCAAGGTAACCTCTTTGAAGTATTTAATAATTAAGAGAAGTCAAAAAAAAGAAATTTGGGTTTAAGTTTTACAAAATTCTTTGATGTGTATCATCCTGAAATGGTTGAGATCCTAGAAGAGGCGATGCGATTTTATGTAGCGCAGAATTTCTAACTTACGTGTGATGGAGGCCGATTTGATTGGCCTCTTTTTTATTAAAATGTATAAAAACTTTTTAGTCGTTTAGGGTGTTATTAATTGTTTTAAGCACAGAATTTACGGCAATTTTATTGACATACATATGATATTGCGCTACTTATTTTACAATAAAAATTTATTATAATTTTCTTTATCAAGAAAGTGTAAGGATAAAATGAGACGTTTTTTTGTATTAATCGCGTTCTATATTTGCTTTAGTTTTCAACTTAGTGCAAATCCTGTTTTTATTTGGGATGATGTTGAAGGTGGCACTGGACTTCATTCTTATGTGGAAGGCACCTTAAATGATGGTTCTGTTTGGTATGCGCGTGAGGTTCACGAAGAAGATACACTCTTCTATCAGCAATTATTTGCTGATGCTGATATTATGAAGTTTTTTGGTCTTGGCAAGGCAGTTTCATATGAGAAAAGTGAACATTATCTTAAAGACATTTGGATGCCTTCTTTTCAAAAGGGGGAACCAATAGGGGCAATGACAATTTTTCTTAAAGAAACAAATCAATTTATTGGGTTTTGTTGTTTCTCTTCTGATGGTCCTGGTTATGCTAATGTTGGATATGCTGCACATAAGGAATTTTGGGGTAAGGGCGTTGCGACCAGTATTTCTAAGGTGTTTTTTTCAATTTGGGCAAAAGAAGTCACTGAAATTGGGCATGGATTGAGAGAAGAAGTTTCGTCTAGTATTGTTGAAAAATTTAAATGTTTTGGTGAGGCTCCTCTTAATGTATTTGTTGCGACAGCACGTCCCTCTAACATTGCATCGTGTAAACTTATGCTTAAGAGTGGTTTTAAATCTATGCTATTATCTCAAAAAAATATTGACATTGATTTAAAGGGTAATATATTTGAAAATGCTCAGCAAATAGAACAACATATTTTATCCTATTATTTTGATGAAAATGCTGACCAAAGACTTAATAAAGACGTTTTATATCGGGTGATTGATCCAGAAGGAAATGAAAGAACGCTTAGCTTTGTTTCAAAATACAATGCTTTGAGATATCATTTTGTGTTAGATATAGCGTCGACGGTTGCATATTAACGTAGTATAGGAAAGCAATATGAAAAATATATATAAAATTATAATACTCATTGTTATATCATTTGTAATCGTATTTTTTGTATTTGCCAAGCCGTATCGTATTTCTGGAGATTGTATGGAACCTGCTATTAAGGATGGTCAATTATATTTTTTAAATAAAGCGACCCCTTATTTTCGATCATACAAAATAGATGACATTATTGTATTCAAGCATGAAGACAAAGATTGGATAGCCAGGATAGTCGCCTTAGAGAATAATACAATACAGATCATTGAAGGGAATGTTATTGTGAATAATATCGCTCTTGATCAGAAAGAAATTCATAGAAATTGGTCTGGATGGCAATATGGCACATTTGCTTTAAATGAACCATTTCAGGTTCCAAAAGATCATGTTTTTGTATTATCGGACAATCTTTCGGCGCAACATGATGATAGTCGCGTTTTTGGACCTATACCAAGGTCGTCTATTTTAGGGCTTATTTGGTAAAACATTTAAAATTTGTTTGTTTCGGATCAAGAAGCGGTAGAAGTTGCGTTGAATCCAAATAAAAAACATAGATAATTTCTAGATTTTCTATATCACTATATGCTACAAATTTCACTATCTTAAATATATTAAATTAAAATGGTAATAAAATGAAAAAATATTTCTTTATAAGTTCAGCTATATTAATTATTGGATTGACGATGTTTAAATTATGTTCTGCTTCACCTGGTGCGCGTTATTTTCCTGAAATCAAACAAATTCTTTCACAACATTTTGATAAAGAAATTGATATTGTATCATCTGTTCAATTGAGTGAAAAAGAACGTCGTAATCTTATTTTACGTATTGAATTCAAAGGGAAAACAGAACAACTCTCACAGACTCTTATATTCAAAGAATCTGTTCCTGACGTGGAAGATAAAGATGAGGATGATAAGGAAATTTTTGGTCGTTTTTGTCGTGATTGGGCTGGCCTTGAGTTTATGAGCACCGAAGATCAGGCTCAATCAATAACGCCTCGATTTTATGGTGGCAGTGTGCCAAATCGTTTTGTTCTTTTAGAAGATTTGGGTCAGAATCATATTAGTTTGGTTGATTCGCTCACTGGATATAATAGACAAGAAGCTGAGTCGGCTTTGACTCGATTTGTAACCTCTTTGGCTAAATTTCATGCCTTTGGTATAGGTCGAACCGATGTTTATGCGGCTATTTTAAAAAGACTCAATGAAAACGCAGAAACATGGCAGGAAGATTATAAAACCCAAAAAGAGGAAGCGCATCAATTTATTATACGCGCTTTAAATAAACTTGAAATTAAAGCGCCAGCTGCATTTGATGAAGAATTGGATTTAATATTTAAAAATAGTCTTGAGCCCGGTGCTTTTACAACGCTCGTTCATGGTGATATATGTCCTGATAACGTTTTTGATAATC
The Alphaproteobacteria bacterium genome window above contains:
- a CDS encoding GNAT family N-acetyltransferase gives rise to the protein MRRFFVLIAFYICFSFQLSANPVFIWDDVEGGTGLHSYVEGTLNDGSVWYAREVHEEDTLFYQQLFADADIMKFFGLGKAVSYEKSEHYLKDIWMPSFQKGEPIGAMTIFLKETNQFIGFCCFSSDGPGYANVGYAAHKEFWGKGVATSISKVFFSIWAKEVTEIGHGLREEVSSSIVEKFKCFGEAPLNVFVATARPSNIASCKLMLKSGFKSMLLSQKNIDIDLKGNIFENAQQIEQHILSYYFDENADQRLNKDVLYRVIDPEGNERTLSFVSKYNALRYHFVLDIASTVAY
- the lepB gene encoding signal peptidase I, whose amino-acid sequence is MKNIYKIIILIVISFVIVFFVFAKPYRISGDCMEPAIKDGQLYFLNKATPYFRSYKIDDIIVFKHEDKDWIARIVALENNTIQIIEGNVIVNNIALDQKEIHRNWSGWQYGTFALNEPFQVPKDHVFVLSDNLSAQHDDSRVFGPIPRSSILGLIW
- a CDS encoding phosphotransferase → MKKYFFISSAILIIGLTMFKLCSASPGARYFPEIKQILSQHFDKEIDIVSSVQLSEKERRNLILRIEFKGKTEQLSQTLIFKESVPDVEDKDEDDKEIFGRFCRDWAGLEFMSTEDQAQSITPRFYGGSVPNRFVLLEDLGQNHISLVDSLTGYNRQEAESALTRFVTSLAKFHAFGIGRTDVYAAILKRLNENAETWQEDYKTQKEEAHQFIIRALNKLEIKAPAAFDEELDLIFKNSLEPGAFTTLVHGDICPDNVFDNPVKNKLHIIDFEWSVVKNAMLDATYLRMSMPTCWCAKAFPPTLIDSLEVLYRQELEKNLSKAFDDDVYYNAYTLACGQWALTAFMNAGGVLDEDFNMGTGPIPVGNRWNKDANLARPRVLSRLKAFIEVSLKYNKLPELRSIAEKVLAKITERWVDSKPLDLYPVFVD